The genomic stretch TATAGATGAAAAAATGGAGATAGATTATAGTGATATTCCAAATTTTCCTGTATCAACTGTAGCAGGTCATGACGGTAAATTAGTATTTGGGAAAATTGGCGGAATAGAAGTCGTGGCAATGAAGGGAAGATTTCACTTCTATGAAGGATATGAGATGAAAGAAGTAACTTATCCTATGTATGTAATGAAGCAGTTTGGGATTGAAAAATTAATAGTTAGTAATGCTGCCGGGGGGAGTAATAAAACTTATGACCCGGGGACATTGATGTTAATAACAGATCACATCAATGCATTTGGAACTAACCCCCTTATTGGTAAAAATGATGATAGGTTTGGACCGAGATTCCCGGATATGACAGAAGCTTATAAAATATACCTTAGAGATTTGGCAAAGGAAGTTGCAGATAATTTGGGTATAGCTTATAAAGAAGGTGTATATCTAGGGACAACAGGACCTACATATGAAACTGGAGCAGAGGTAAGGGCATTTACTGGTATGGGAGCAGACGCCATAGGGATGTCTACGGTACCGGAAGTAACTATAGCAAACTATCTGGGAATAGATGTACTGGGAATATCTTGTATCACAAATATGGCTACAGGAATAGCAGAAAAAGCTCATTCCCATGAAGATGTAGTGGATGTAGCGAAAAAAGCTGGGGAAAATTTTTGTAACTGGGTAATAAATATAGTAAAAAAAATAGGATAAAAAAATATAAAAGGTTCTAGGAGGATCAGAGTGACAAACTATATTTTAGAAATGAAAAATATGAGAAAAACTTTTTTAGGTGGAAAAGTCGTAGCAAATGATGATATCACTTTAAACATAGTAAAAGGGGAAAAACATGCTATTGTAGGAGAAAACGGTGCCGGTAAATCCACACTGATGAAGATATTAAACGGGTTATATACTCCTACATCGGGAACTATATCTTTAAATGGAAAGACTGTAGACATAAAAGGACCTGGAGAAGCAGCTAAATTGGGAATAGGAATGGTATATCAGCATTTCATGTTAGTACCTACCCTGACAGTTGCAGAAAATATGATCTTAGGTGTAGAGCCCACTAAGGGAATGAACCTGGATATAAACAAGGCTCGTGAAGATGTGAGAAAAGTATCTGAAAAATATGGTTTGGCTATAGACCCGGATGCTATAATATCGGATCTTTCAGTTGGAATCCAGCAGAGGGTAGAGATCTTAAAGATATTATTTAAGGGAGCTGACCTGCTTATATTTGATGAGCCAACAGCTGTACTTATTCCCCAGGAAGTAAAGGAACTATATAAGATAATGGATAACCTTATTGAAGAGGGGAAGACTATTATATTTATCTCCCATAAACTTCAGGAGGTATTGGATATTTCAGATAATATCACAGTAATCAGAAGGGGAAAAGATGTAGCAAACTTTGAAACTAAAGATGCCACAAAACAAAAAATTGCCAATGCCATGGTAGGCAGACCGGTACTATTTACTACTGAAAAACCAGAAGTTACTATCGGTGATAAGATAGTGGAGATCAAAGACTTAAATGTGAAAAATAATAAAGGGTTACCGGCAGTAAAAAAAGTATCCCTTGACATAAGAGCAGGAGAGGTATTAGGAATTGCAGGTGTAGAAGGATCCGGGCAGTCGGAACTTGTAGAAGCTATTACAGGATTAAGAAAGATTGAATCTGGAGACTTCACTTTAAATGGTGAAAGTCTGGCTGGTAAAACTCCCAGACATATTACATTAGCAGGATTAGCTCATGTACCGGAAGACAGACATGCAAGAGCAGCAGTATCAGAATTTTCAGTTAGGGATACATTTGCCTTTGGGGTACATAGAGAAAAATTTACAAAGAACAAGATATTGCTCGATGTAGATAAGTTGGAAAAAGAAGCAGATTTCTTTATGGAAGCTCATGATATAAGACCTAGAGGAACAAAAACAGCCTTTGGAAAATTATCAGGGGGGAACCAGCAAAAGATAATTGTAGCCAGAGAATTGGAGAAAAAACATGACTTCATCATAGCCTCTCAGCCTACAAGGGGAGTAGATATTGGAGCCATCGAAGCTATCCATAAGCTGATCTTGGAAGAAAAGAAGACTGGAAAGGCAGTGATGGTAGTATCAGCAGA from Psychrilyobacter piezotolerans encodes the following:
- a CDS encoding purine-nucleoside phosphorylase; this translates as MYSKVVETTNFLKETTEYRPKVAIVLGSGLGNLVDFIDEKMEIDYSDIPNFPVSTVAGHDGKLVFGKIGGIEVVAMKGRFHFYEGYEMKEVTYPMYVMKQFGIEKLIVSNAAGGSNKTYDPGTLMLITDHINAFGTNPLIGKNDDRFGPRFPDMTEAYKIYLRDLAKEVADNLGIAYKEGVYLGTTGPTYETGAEVRAFTGMGADAIGMSTVPEVTIANYLGIDVLGISCITNMATGIAEKAHSHEDVVDVAKKAGENFCNWVINIVKKIG
- a CDS encoding ABC transporter ATP-binding protein, with product MTNYILEMKNMRKTFLGGKVVANDDITLNIVKGEKHAIVGENGAGKSTLMKILNGLYTPTSGTISLNGKTVDIKGPGEAAKLGIGMVYQHFMLVPTLTVAENMILGVEPTKGMNLDINKAREDVRKVSEKYGLAIDPDAIISDLSVGIQQRVEILKILFKGADLLIFDEPTAVLIPQEVKELYKIMDNLIEEGKTIIFISHKLQEVLDISDNITVIRRGKDVANFETKDATKQKIANAMVGRPVLFTTEKPEVTIGDKIVEIKDLNVKNNKGLPAVKKVSLDIRAGEVLGIAGVEGSGQSELVEAITGLRKIESGDFTLNGESLAGKTPRHITLAGLAHVPEDRHARAAVSEFSVRDTFAFGVHREKFTKNKILLDVDKLEKEADFFMEAHDIRPRGTKTAFGKLSGGNQQKIIVARELEKKHDFIIASQPTRGVDIGAIEAIHKLILEEKKTGKAVMVVSAELSEILNLSDRIAVMCGGEVTGILDREDATEEKIGILMAGGKL